In one Neobacillus sp. CF12 genomic region, the following are encoded:
- a CDS encoding GNAT family protein — MFAYKVDEEISIELLQQHHKEELYDLIDSNREHLRKWLLWVDKRKSAEDFEPIIPIWIRNYADNNGFDAGIRYNGKVVGMVGLHYIDWKNSSTSIGYFLSEEAQGKGIITRAVSSLLKYLFETLKINRVEIQVAVNNHKSIAIPERLGFVCEGVKRDGQWLFDHYEDIVTYSMLANDWKN; from the coding sequence ATGTTTGCTTACAAAGTAGATGAAGAAATATCAATAGAATTATTGCAGCAGCATCATAAGGAAGAATTATATGATTTAATCGATTCAAACCGTGAACATCTGCGGAAATGGCTGCTATGGGTAGATAAACGCAAATCAGCAGAAGATTTTGAGCCGATCATTCCGATTTGGATAAGAAACTATGCGGACAATAATGGCTTTGACGCGGGTATCAGATATAATGGGAAAGTAGTTGGGATGGTAGGACTCCATTATATCGACTGGAAAAACAGCTCAACAAGTATTGGGTATTTCCTGTCTGAAGAAGCACAGGGTAAAGGCATTATCACTAGGGCAGTATCTTCGTTATTAAAATACCTATTTGAAACCTTGAAGATTAATAGAGTCGAAATCCAAGTCGCTGTAAACAATCATAAGAGCATTGCTATTCCTGAGAGATTAGGTTTTGTTTGTGAAGGAGTTAAACGGGATGGGCAATGGCTGTTTGACCACTACGAAGACATTGTTACGTATAGTATGCTAGCAAATGATTGGAAAAACTAA